One Amycolatopsis sp. NBC_00355 genomic window carries:
- a CDS encoding M20 family metallopeptidase, which yields MELLDQARAHVDSGALFAELATLVAYPTVSDAPEGRVAIQAYLDEVLTPALTALGCEVTQHANPAPAGGPFLVGVRVEDPGLPTLLCYGHADVVGEAGEWGEGRGPWTLTADGDRWYGRGTADNKGQHLINLTALRLLLADRGNLGFNLKFLFETGEEIGSPGLTEFAAQEKDLLEADVLIASDGPRLDAATPTLFLGARGAIRFTLDVDLRPDAYHSGNWGGVLRNPATTLTGAIASLVDGHGRVQVPELLPPELPESVRAALDGLKIANTPGDPVPDEGWGAPGLTGAERLYGWNTLEVLALDAGDVDRPVNAIPGRARAVLQLRYVAGTDVDKIPDAVKEHLAAQGFPMVEVTVGGDFQASRTPVEDPWVGWAKAALDEVAAQPVALLPNFGGGLPNHVFTDVLGLATLWLPHSYPGCLQHAPDEHLLAPVAREGLVLATALFSAFGSAPPTPRR from the coding sequence ATGGAACTGCTCGACCAGGCCCGCGCCCACGTCGACTCCGGCGCCCTCTTCGCCGAACTGGCCACGCTCGTCGCGTACCCCACGGTCAGCGACGCGCCCGAAGGCCGCGTCGCGATCCAGGCCTACCTCGACGAAGTCCTCACGCCCGCGTTGACGGCGCTGGGCTGCGAAGTCACGCAGCACGCGAACCCGGCCCCGGCGGGTGGCCCGTTCCTGGTCGGCGTCCGCGTCGAGGATCCCGGCTTGCCGACGCTGCTCTGCTACGGCCACGCCGACGTCGTCGGAGAGGCCGGCGAGTGGGGCGAGGGGCGAGGCCCGTGGACGCTCACCGCCGACGGCGACCGCTGGTACGGCCGCGGCACCGCGGACAACAAGGGTCAGCACCTGATCAACCTGACGGCCTTGCGGCTCCTGCTCGCCGACCGCGGCAACCTCGGCTTCAACCTCAAGTTCCTCTTCGAGACCGGTGAGGAGATCGGTTCACCCGGCCTCACCGAGTTCGCCGCGCAGGAAAAGGACCTCCTCGAAGCCGACGTCCTCATCGCCTCCGACGGCCCGCGCCTGGACGCCGCGACGCCGACGCTGTTCCTCGGCGCGCGTGGTGCCATCCGGTTCACGCTCGACGTCGACCTGCGCCCGGACGCCTACCACTCCGGGAACTGGGGCGGGGTCCTGCGCAACCCGGCCACCACGCTCACCGGCGCGATCGCGAGCCTGGTCGACGGCCACGGCCGCGTCCAGGTGCCCGAACTGCTCCCGCCGGAACTGCCCGAGAGTGTGCGCGCGGCCCTGGACGGTCTCAAGATCGCCAACACCCCCGGTGACCCGGTGCCGGACGAAGGCTGGGGCGCGCCCGGCCTGACCGGCGCGGAACGGCTCTACGGCTGGAACACCCTCGAAGTCCTCGCGCTCGACGCGGGCGACGTCGACCGGCCGGTCAACGCGATCCCCGGCCGCGCGCGGGCGGTCCTGCAACTGCGGTACGTCGCCGGGACCGACGTCGACAAGATCCCGGACGCCGTCAAGGAACACCTTGCCGCACAAGGGTTCCCGATGGTCGAGGTGACCGTCGGCGGCGACTTCCAGGCCAGCCGCACGCCGGTCGAGGACCCGTGGGTCGGCTGGGCCAAGGCCGCGCTCGACGAGGTCGCCGCCCAGCCCGTCGCGCTCCTGCCGAACTTCGGCGGCGGCCTGCCCAACCACGTCTTCACCGACGTCCTCGGCCTGGCGACGCTGTGGCTGCCGCACTCCTACCCCGGCTGCCTGCAGCACGCGCCGGACGAGCACCTGCTCGCCCCGGTCGCCCGGGAAGGGCTGGTGCTCGCCACGGCGTTGTTCAGTGCTTTCGGTTCAGCGCCGCCGACTCCTCGTCGGTGA
- a CDS encoding DUF779 domain-containing protein — MTERVALTEEAADLLRKLAATHGPVMFHQSGGCCDGSAPMCYPKGEFKTGQTDVRLGDLVVEGMEDVPFWMSGPQFAYWKHTHLTVDVVPGRGSGFSLEAPEGVRFLIRSRLFTDEESAALNRKH; from the coding sequence ATGACCGAGCGGGTGGCGTTGACGGAGGAGGCGGCCGACCTCCTCCGGAAGCTCGCGGCGACCCACGGACCGGTGATGTTCCACCAGTCCGGCGGGTGCTGCGACGGAAGCGCCCCGATGTGCTACCCGAAGGGCGAGTTCAAGACCGGCCAGACCGACGTGCGCCTCGGCGACCTGGTCGTCGAGGGCATGGAGGACGTGCCGTTCTGGATGTCCGGGCCGCAGTTCGCGTACTGGAAGCACACGCACCTGACGGTCGACGTCGTCCCGGGCCGCGGGAGCGGGTTTTCGCTGGAGGCGCCCGAAGGCGTGCGCTTCCTGATCCGCTCCCGCCTGTTCACCGACGAGGAGTCGGCGGCGCTGAACCGAAAGCACTGA
- the exaC gene encoding acetaldehyde dehydrogenase ExaC, which translates to MVQYAAPNTEGSVVSFESRYDHYIGGEYVPPAGGQYFENPTPVTGKTFCEIARGTAPDVEKALDAAWGAAPAWGKTSVEERAGVLLKIADRMEQNLEKIAVAEAWENGKAVRETLAADIPLAIDHFRYFAGALRAQEGGISQIDENTVAYHFHEPLGVVAQIIPWNFPILMAVWKLAPALAAGNAIVLKPAEQTPASIHVLMSIIGDLIPPGVLNIVNGFGVEAGKPLASSNRVRKVAFTGETTTGRLILQYASENIIPVTVELGGKSPNIFFDDVAAQNDAFYNKAQEGFTLFALNQGEVCTCPSRALVQTGIYDKFMGDAVERVRKIKQGHPLDTDTMIGAQASNDQLEKILSYIDIGKQEGAEILIGGGRSDLGGELSGGYYVEPTVFAGDNKMRIFQEEIFGPVVSVTKFDDYDDAMKIANDTLYGLGAGVWSRDGNTAYRAGRDIQAGRVWVNNYHAYPAHAAFGGYKASGIGRENHKMMLDHYQQTKNMLVSYSDQALGFF; encoded by the coding sequence ATGGTCCAGTACGCCGCACCGAACACCGAAGGCAGCGTCGTCAGCTTCGAGTCACGCTACGACCACTACATCGGCGGCGAATACGTGCCGCCCGCCGGCGGCCAGTACTTCGAGAACCCGACTCCCGTCACCGGGAAGACCTTCTGCGAGATCGCCCGCGGCACCGCGCCGGACGTCGAGAAGGCCCTCGACGCGGCTTGGGGCGCGGCCCCCGCGTGGGGCAAGACCTCGGTCGAGGAACGCGCCGGGGTCCTGCTGAAGATCGCCGACCGGATGGAGCAGAACCTCGAGAAGATCGCGGTCGCCGAGGCCTGGGAGAACGGCAAGGCCGTCCGCGAGACGCTCGCCGCCGACATCCCGCTGGCCATCGACCACTTCCGCTACTTCGCCGGCGCGCTGCGCGCCCAGGAGGGCGGTATCTCGCAGATCGACGAGAACACCGTCGCCTACCACTTCCACGAGCCGCTCGGCGTGGTCGCGCAGATCATCCCGTGGAACTTCCCGATCCTGATGGCGGTCTGGAAGCTCGCCCCGGCGCTGGCCGCGGGCAACGCGATCGTGCTCAAGCCGGCCGAGCAGACCCCGGCGTCGATCCACGTGCTGATGTCGATCATCGGCGACCTGATCCCGCCGGGTGTGCTGAACATCGTCAACGGCTTCGGCGTCGAAGCCGGCAAACCGCTGGCCTCCAGCAACCGCGTCCGCAAGGTGGCCTTCACCGGCGAGACCACGACCGGCCGGCTGATCCTGCAGTACGCCAGCGAGAACATCATCCCGGTGACCGTCGAGCTGGGCGGCAAGAGCCCGAACATCTTCTTCGACGACGTCGCCGCGCAGAACGACGCCTTCTACAACAAGGCGCAGGAGGGCTTCACGCTCTTCGCGCTGAACCAGGGCGAGGTCTGCACCTGCCCGTCGCGGGCGCTGGTCCAGACGGGCATCTACGACAAGTTCATGGGTGACGCCGTCGAGCGCGTCCGCAAGATCAAGCAGGGCCACCCGCTCGACACCGACACGATGATCGGCGCGCAGGCGTCCAACGACCAGCTCGAGAAGATCCTGTCCTACATCGACATCGGCAAGCAGGAGGGCGCCGAGATCCTGATCGGCGGCGGCCGCAGCGACCTCGGCGGCGAGCTGTCCGGCGGCTACTACGTCGAGCCGACGGTCTTCGCGGGCGACAACAAGATGCGGATCTTCCAGGAGGAGATCTTCGGCCCGGTCGTGTCGGTGACAAAGTTCGACGACTACGACGACGCCATGAAGATCGCCAACGACACCCTCTACGGCCTCGGCGCCGGTGTCTGGTCCCGGGACGGCAACACCGCCTACCGGGCCGGCCGCGACATCCAGGCGGGTCGCGTGTGGGTGAACAACTACCACGCCTACCCGGCCCACGCGGCCTTCGGCGGTTACAAGGCGTCCGGCATCGGGCGGGAGAACCACAAGATGATGCTGGATCACTACCAGCAGACGAAGAACATGCTGGTCTCCTACTCCGACCAGGCGCTCGGGTTCTTCTGA